The Paenibacillus dendritiformis region TCGGCGACCAAGCCGCTGGCGAACCCTTGCTTCCGGTGTTCCGGCGGAGTGTACACCGCATTAATCCGCGCATGCCGGGCGGAGCGGTGCGTAATGTTCGCCATGGAGACAAGCTGCTCCCCGGCCATCCAGCCGTAGAGATGGCCCGCTCTGACCGTCTGCTCCGCCGCCGCTCTCCGGCTCGACGGAGGAACGAATGTCCCGTATGCTTCCGTAGAGAACGCAGCCAGGAAGCGGGCCACGGTCGGTATGTCGTCCTCTGACAGCTTCCGCATTTCGCCCGCTGGACGACTTGGCTCCATCACCCGAGGACATGCGTAAGATCGCATCACCATGCGCGTCTCCTGGCGGAGACCGCGCTGTGACGCATATTCACGGGCGAACGCTTCGGCGAGGCGCGGCTCGCTCGAGATGCCCGGCAGCTCGATTCCGGTTAATTGCCGGCACAAGGCGTGCAGGAGCAGGATGCGCTCCGCCTCGCTCACGCCGGCATCCATCCATAGCCAGGCAGGGTATCCCGGGGTCTGGCCCAGGACAGCCCGCCCATCCTCCAGCTTCATCCGCAGCGATTCGCCGGATTCGCATACTCGATGAAGCACATGGTACTGCACTTCATCCCTCATGAACGCGGGCTCATGGAGAACCGAGTCGCCCGAAGAGAACGCAATGAACATGGCGGAATACCTCCCTCACGGATTTGGAACGGCTAGACTATATCAGGTTGAGCAAAATCGCGGCGCCTAGAGCGGCAATTCGGGCCACATTCGTGATGATGAAGTTTTTGACCGCCAAGACGAAGGTATGCTCCTTGGTCTGCTTCTGCTGGAAAGCGCGGATATTGCGCTGTACCGGTATCAGCGTGCACAGGACAAGCAGCAGAATAATCGGGTTGACCTTCAAGATGAACAGGACGATGAGGTCCAGATAGGATGCATAATAGATGATACGGAACAAAGTCAGCGCATTCGGCTTCCCAATATAGACCGGAAGCGTATACCGTTTATTTTCCACATCGTCTTCCATATCGCAAATATTGTTGGCCAGCATAATATTCGCAATGCACAGAATCGCCGGTATCGAGATAAGGAACACCAGCAGCACTTCGATAATGTTGATATCGACCTTCACATGCCAGTCTTCCAGCCACAAGGCCGCCAGCTGATGATCTTCCACATGGATATACGTGGAGATGAAGATGATGACGAACCCCATGAACAACCCGGAGAACAATTCCCCCAGCGGCATGCGGGAGATCGGGACCGGTCCAAGCGAGTACAAAAAGCCGACCAAAAACGATAATCCGCCTAAAAGAAGAATCAGCAGGCCGGTCTGCAGAAACAGAACAACCCCTGCGCTAATCGCAATGACGAGCAGCGTCACGATGGTGGCGACGACCGTCGATTCCTTCAATTTGTACTGCACGATCGCATTATGGACCTCATAGCCGTAGCCATGGGTTTTGATCGCCTTTTTGTAATCGTAATAGTTGTTGATGGCCGTGGTCGCCATATCGAAGGACAGCAGAGAGGCGAGCATCAGCAAGAAATGGCTGACTTCGAAGGATTGGAACCGAAACACGGCGTACAGCGTCCCGATAAAGAAGGGGATCATGCTGGCTGTTTTGGTCTGGATCTCGACCAGCTTGAGAAAGCTTTTGATTGTCACGTTTCATACTCCTTTGCATGTACAGCACCCGTAGAGGCATCTTTCTGTCTCGTATCTTTTCCTCTAAACTTTATCACCAGTTCCAAGGGCCGTCCAGTTCCTTCGTTTCTCCCGAAAAGCCGCAAAAAAAGCCCGTAAAAATCAAGTCCGCGCACGCCGGTTCTTCTTGACAAGCTATTCTATCAATATTACTCTAAAGGTAGATAGTTCACTAGATTTTTCTTCCAATCGCATATCTATCCTAGTGATAAAGGCAAACCCATCGAAAGATGGCGACGCAAAGCTACAGGGGCTTCAGCGATGATACTCGCTATGCCAGCCAGTTACCGATAGAGATAGCTTGACGTGTCTTTCGCGAACGTTCTCAAGCCCTTCTTACTTCGGTAGGCGGGGCTTTTTCATTAGGATGGACAAGCGAAGGAACAGGTCAACTCCGTATTGACAAAGGCAAACCTGTTGAAAAGCAGGGACGCAAAGCTATAGGGGCTTCAGCGCCGCCAGCGCTCAGCCAGCCAGCTACCAATATTGAAGCAAGCGCCGAACTGCGCCGATCAACTCTACCAATCCGGATGGAATGGAAGAGTCGCGGAAGCAGAGACGCCAGGCTTCAGAGGAGAGATTGCGATGAAATGGGACAAGCGTCTGTTGGGCCTGCTTGTATTGGCCGCTATCTTGTTCACGGTACCGGTCTATCCGGTTCACGCTGAGGATGCCATTATCGATAAATTAGTCGTGCTGCCAAGCAGTGATTATAATGTCAAGGAAGCCGAAGCCATGAAGGAACGGCTGGACAAGATCCCCGCCCGCATTCTGAGCATGCTGTATGACAAGGGCGTCAAAATCAAGCTGACGAACGACATCATTACGAACGAACCGGAGTTAAGTTATTTGAAGGGCGTTACCCCGCGAGGCTGGGAAGGCACTGGCATGACATGGGACGATGTTCCCGGCGTCAGCGAGCGTGTCGTCGTCGCCCGCATCGGTTACAGCAAGAAGGGACAGGGACACAATTCGTTCAATCTGGAAATTCACGAGACCATGCATGCGGTCGACCGCATCGTCTTCAATGAAATCAGCAGCACCGAGGAATTCAAGAACATTTTCAATCAGGAAGCGAACGTCAACTATAACGGGGACGGCTACGTGTCGGTCCATCCGACCGAATACTTCGCGGAGACCGCGAGCTTGTATGTATACAGCGACGCGACACGGGAAGAACTCAAGGAGACTACCCCGCTCACCTATGAATTCATGGACAAGCTGTTCGCTAGCTAATCCATAACAGACATAGAAGCTCCTTCCAGGCAGATGCCTCGGAAGGAGCTTCTTGTTCATGCAGGCGAGCCTGCCTTATGGGTATACCCGGTCCGGTTGGATGGAATCCCACGTCTCATAACCGTCTTCGGAACGGCTGTACTCGTGGTGGTTCGTCGCTTCCAACACATCCGAATAGTACCATTTGCCCGGCTTGTTGTCCGGCCATTGCTTCGCATCCTCATGAATATCGGCTGCCTTCACCTTCCGATTCAGCACACTGTTGATGAAAGCCATCGCTTCCGCCCGCGTAATGTACTGGTTCGGCTTGAAGGTGCCGTCCGGATAACCTTTAATCCAGCCTTTGTTGGCGGCCGATACGATATATTTCTCCGCCCAATGTCCGGAAATATCCGAGAACATGCCGTTCGCTTGATCATTGAGCTTGTCGAATCGGGACGCAATCGCGGCGAATTCCGCCCGCGTAATCGATTGGCCCGGCTTGAAGGTGCCATCTTGATATCCGGTGATGATGCCGGCCCGCTCCATCGTCGAAATATGTTTGTTCGACCAACGCTTCTTGGCTACATCCGAGAACGAATTCTGGTCGGTCAGATAGTTCACGCGGCTCTCGTTCTCCATCAGACGATAGAAGATGGCGGCGACTTCTTCCCGGCTAATCTGATTCTCCGGCTTCACCGTGCCATCCGGGTAGCCGTTGATGTAGTTGTAGTGATTCTCCATATCCAGCTTCGGCGGCACCGGCGGCAATGGCGGCACCGGAGGCAGCGGCTTCGGCGACGGCGTTATTGTATACGAGCTACTTTCGCTGGGATTACCGCCGGAACCCGGATCCGGATTGGACGAATTTTTCGTGTAATAGAAAATGTATTCCTGTCCTTCCGCATCGGTGAACGTGTACGTATCGCTGGACTTTACCGGCGTATAGCCGGATACCGAGACCGCCGTCAACGTGACTTGGTCGCCCGGCTTGCCGCTCTTCGACGTCGGCGATGCCAGCTGCTTGCCCGTTCCCTGCTCCAGATACTTCACGGTCACCTGGCGCTCCGTCTGGGATGGGTCCTTTTGGTAGAAAATAGTAAGCACTTGCTCCGATTCGTCACTGAATGTATACGGGTAACTTGGATGCTCAGGGTGATACACGGCGCCCGTTACCGTAATCGGAGACGTCCGGTACAGGATCTGCTCGCCGGCTTTGCCTTTGACTCGCTCGGAGTCTTTCAGCACATGGTTCGTCCCGGCTTCCAGATGGTTAATCGTCAGAAGCTGAATATCCCCATGCTCGCCCTTCACATAGTAGAACGTATACTGTTGATCAGGAGCCGTTGTAATCGTGTAAAGCTCATTGAATTTCAGCGGCGTGTATACGGCGTCTGTAACGGTAATCTGATCCGCTCTCAACCACAGCACTTCCCCGGCCTTGCCGGAATGAATTGACGGAGCTTGCAGGGCCAGATTCGATTCTTGATCCACGTAGTGAACCGTTACCGTGTACGTCTCGCCTTCATCTACTTTGTTGTAGTAGAAGGTGTATTCCTGCTCGGTGTCCGCTGTAACTGTGTACTCCACGCTATAACGTTCTGGCTTGTATACAGCGTCCGTCACCGTAATGTCTTCCGCTGTCAACGTAATCGTCGAACCAACTTCCCCAGTGCGCGAAGTCGACTCCTTCAGGGATTGTTCCGTCGCCCGATCCACGTAATGCACGATGACGGTGCGCTCTTCGCCTGTCGGATCGTCTTTGGTGTAGTAGAACGTATACACTTGGTCAGCTTCCGCCGAGAACGTGTACGTGTGCGTCGCGTTCAACGGCTTGTAGCCCGGCACTTCTTCCGCCGTCAGCTCGATGGTCTGCCCGGTTACGCCTTCGAGCATCTTCTCCGCTGCCAGTTCTTTCTCCGTTCCTTGCTCCAGATACTTCACGGTCAGCGTCTGACTGCTTCCGACGTAATAGAAGATGTATTCGTTCGTTCCTGCTTTGAACGTGTACTCATATTCATCGTTCAACGCTGTGTAACCCGGGATCGGCTTCGCTTCCAGCGTTACGGTCTGGCCCGTTGCGCCTTCAACCGTCGTTTCTTCAGCCAGTGCTTTGTCCGTACCTTTTTCCAGGTACTTCACTGTCACGGTCTGCTTCTCCGCCGTGTAGTAGAACGTATACTCGTTCTTACCTGCTTTGAACGTGTACTCATGCGTATCGTTCTCCGCTTGATAGCCTGCGATTGGCTTTGCATTCAACGTTACGGTCTCACCCGTTACGCCTTCATGCGTCGTTGCTTCAGCCAATACCTTATCCGTGCCTTTTTCCAGGTACTTCACGGTTACGGTCTGCTTCTGCGCCTTGTAGTAGAAGATGTACTCCTGATTGGCGTCCGCTGTGAACTTATACGTATGTTCACTTGGCTCTACCGGCTCATATCCTTCTACCGGTTTTGCTGTTAGCAGCTTCTCGGAACCCGTTGGGCCTGTGAATGTATCCGGTGCGGCAACTTCGACATCCGTTGTGCCTTCCAGCAGATACTTCACCGTGACCGTTTGTTCCTTAGCCGTGTAGTAGAACGTATACTCGTTCTTACCGGCTTGGAACGTGTACTCATGCGTATCGTTCTCCGCTTGATAGCCTGCGATTGGCTTTGCATTCAGCGTTACGGTCTCACCCGTTACGCCTTCATGCGTCGTTGCTTCAGCCAATACCTTATCCGTGCCTTTTTCCAGGTACTTTACGGTTACGGTCTGCTTCTGAGCCTTGTAGTAGAAAACATGATCCGGATTTTCGCCAGCCTTCAGCTCGTATGTCAGTGTTTTCGGCTCTTCCGCTTCATAACCCGCAATTTCTTCGGCTTTCAGCGTAAGCTCTTCCCCGGTCTTCCCTGTCTTCACGCTTGGTTCCAGCAGATCCTTGCCTGTAACTCGGTCAACGTAGCGAACCTTTACGCTCTGTCCCAATCCGTTGTAGTAGAAGACATGATCTGGGTTTTCATCGGCCTTCAGCTCATATGTCACTGTTTTCGGCTCTTCCGCTTCATAGCCCGCAATTTCTTCGGCTTTCAGCGTAAGCTCTTCCCCGGTCTTCCCTGTCTTCACAATTGGGGCCAGCAATTCCTTGCCGGTTCCACGGTCCACATAGCGCACCTTTACGCTCTGCTCTGTCCCGTTGTAGTAGAAGACATGATCCGGATTTTCGCCGGCTTTTAGCACGTATTCCACGGTTGTCGGCTTTTCCGCTTCATATCCCGCAACATGTGCGGCTTCCAGCGTCAGTATTTCTCCCGTCTTCCCTGTCTTCACGCTTGGTTCCAGCAGATCCTTGCCTGTTGCCCGGTCTACGTAACGGACTTTTACGCTTTGATCTTTTGCGGTGTAATGAAAAGTAATCGTTACATCCTTGCCAGGCATCACGCCCGTTACATGCCCGTTGTCCACAGTGAGTCCGCTGCCCTCGCTAACCTCGACATTGGCGAACTCGTATCCGGCGAAATTCTTGCTGGTTACATCAATCGATTCGCCGGGCTTTTTGTCCGCATCGCTGCGCTCCAGCACCTTGTCTCCCGATTGGTGAACAATCGTCAGCTTGTTAGGGACATCATTGTAACCGAACCAAATAATTGGCGAAGGCTTGCTTACCGTCAAATCAACTTTCGTTGGGTTGTCGCCAACTCTTAACGTGTAACCTGGCACTGTTGGCGCAGGTACGGTATAGGATTTGCCGACCTCAAGCGCGTCGCTTCCATCCTCCTCGTGATAGCGGCTGTACAGCTCTTGGGCCAAATCCGGGCGCTCGACTTCTTGACCGTCTGAATTGACCGGCTTGCCGTTGGCGTTGACCTTATACGCCTTGACGAGAATCGAACCTTTGCCCAAGCCCACTCTCGGCACTTCGAAATCCTTCGATGTACGATCACCTTTGGCATCGGTGTAATTCATCGTCGTTGTCTTATTGGTCGGGTACAATTGTTTCGGATCCGGGTTTTTGGAATGATCCATTTTGACCCGGTAAGTAAGCGTCGCCGGATTGCCTTCCGTAACATTGCCGATGTTCCAGGTAAACGTTTCGGTTTGCGGGTTCCAGGTTACCTCCCCTTGAGAGGCCTTGTAGTCGTCCGGGCCGAAGGAGCTTCCCTTCAACTTCAGGTCGAACATGTCTCCCATCGGGTCAGTGACTACCGCATTCTCTGCGGCAAAGGCAATTTTGCTGGCCAGTTCGGAGAAGATTCGCTCCAGACTGTCGCTGGTGCCCGAATAATAGCCTTTGTTCGCAACATCCTTCAGCGTATTGGTAGCATTGCTATTGCTGCCGACATCCAACCCAATAGAATAAATATGAATTCCTGCATCATGGGCCAGCTTGGCTTCGGAAATCGTGCCGATGCCATTGTCTTTAATTTCAAACTCATAGCTGCAGCTCCACCAACCACAAGTTTCCTTGCCCAAACCATACCAGCTAGATCCTAGGCTATAACTGGAGCCCGACCCGATAATGTTTTTGTAGTTAAAATCAGAAAGGATAAACTGATGGCTATTATTTCCCCATGAACCTTTTACTGCAGCAGACGCCTTGTAACTATACGTCGGCTCCCCGTCACTCAGCAGAACGATCACTTTGTTCTTGGCCTGGCTTGTCTTTAAAAGCTCCTGAGCTTCGTGCAGTCCGGCCTGAATATTTGTTCCCCCGGTCGCCTGTATATTATCAATGGCACGTTTCAATTCCGTCTTCTGGTCAAGGCCCTTGAAGTCAGATACCTGATCAGAAGTCTTATTGAAGGTCACTACTGCAATTCTCGTGTCCGAGTCTTCAATCAACAGATTGTCAACGAATTTCTTGGCTGCATCCTTCGCCTTTGGCAATCGATTCTGGTTCGGTTTTTGGGTCATGCTTCCCGACTTGTCGATTACGAGCACGATATCCGAGGAGCCCGATTTCAGGTTCTTGCCTTCGACTGTCAGTGTAATATCCCATTCATCCAGCTTGCCTTCAACCGGGTTCGCTTCCTTCGTGAGCTTCACGGCTCCCGGATTCGGCCACTCAAGCTCCCCGGAATTCGCCGCCTGGGCCCCGAGCGTGCCCGGAATCGTCCCAAATGCGACACTCAACATACACAACCATGTGACTAGTAGTCTGAATCGGCGTTTCATAGTTTCCTCCTCATTTTTTCATCTGAGTCCTCCTTTGCAGAGTAAAATTGCCTCCTCACGTCTTATTTATATCGTTCTGCGGACCAAAAATACCGCGGAGAACCGCCCTATGAAAAATAAAAAATCCGGCTGCAATTTAACGATTGTTAAATGCAGCCGGACGATCATGGGCCTGACGACCTTTAGATTCCTAAGCTTTGCGGCCTAATCTTTCGATTAGTGTGCCCTATGTAGTTGTTGTATCCAATCATACCCAGCTAAAGCACTATTCAATGCTCAATATATGGGACAGCTTCCTATTTGTCAATCACTTTTTTGAAAATTGTTCGATGCGCTTCCAAAGGCAGCAAAATCCCCGAAATATCCCCTGATTGGGGGATTTCTTTCAATGATGATATGGTATAAAATATTCATTTCTTTGAAAATTTATCGCGCATTATTTTCATTATTATGGGTACTTCGACCTAATATCTCACAATTCGACTCGCCGCAAATAAATGGACAAAAAAAGAAGATAAAAGGAAATAAATCCACCACTCACATTCCATCGCTTCATGCCAAATCGGGTCATAATATAAGTGACAGTTGCCGGACTCCGACCAGAAGAGACAACAAAATAACAAATTGATTTGCAGATCTTGGATCGTTGACAAACAGACAAGCAGGACATATGATAAATGATGTAACGGATGTGTAACCGGTTACACATAGAAAGGGAGGATACTCCGTCATGGCCACGATCAAAGATGTGTCGAGATTGGCGGGCGTATCGGTCGCAACCGTCTCCCGGGTCCTTAACCAAAAAGGGTATGTCCACGAGGACACCGAGAAGAAAGTGATGAACGCGATTCGGGAACTGGACTATATTCCGAATGACGTCGCCAGAAGCTTGACCAAAAAATCGGCGAAAATGCTGGCGCTTCTTGTCCCGGACATCACGAACCCGTTCTTCAATGAACTTGCCCGTGCTGTGGAGAAGGTAACCCAGTTATACGGATACGCGACCATTCTGTGCAACTCCGACGACACCCCTGCCAATGAGAAGCAATATATTCATGCGTTGAAGCAGAAATACATCGACGGCTTCATCCTTGCATCCAATACGCTGTCGGCGGAAGAGGTCCAACAGCTGGATGTCCCGGTGGTTACGTTGGATCGGACGATTTCGGACACCATTCCGACGGTCGCCTCCGACAACCGCGAGGGCGCACGGCAAGGCGTGCAATTTCTCCTCGATCGGGGCTGCAACAAAATCGCCCATATTCGGGGACCGCAGCAGCTATCGATTGCGGACGAACGATGCCAGGGATATTTGGATGTGGTGCAAGAGACCGCATGGTTCTCTCCCGATCTCATATTCGAAGGCAACTTCAACCTGAACCAGGCGACCGAAGCAGCTAATCGCTTGCTGGACCGCCACCCCGATCTCGACGGGATCTTCGCCGGCAACGATATTATGGCGATGGGAGCGCTGCGGGCCGTCCAGAAACGGGGCATCCCCGTTCCCGACCGGATGCAGATTGTCGGCTTCGACGGTATCTCGCTCGGCGAGATGGTCTACCCGGAATTGACGACGATTGCGCAATCGATCTATGAAATGGGGCTGCTGGCCGCGCGAATGCTGATCAAAATGATCGAGAGAAAGCCGCTGGATACGATGCATTACAAGCTTCCCGTAGAGCTGATTCGGCGAGGGACGACGCGATAATCGACCCGGCCGTATGTCACGTTTCATAGAACTTCATTTTAAGGGAATGCTAACCTTCAGAAAAAACAGGTTCCCTGACCGTTCTGATTTTTCTTCATGCCCATACGACAGCTTGGGATGAAGAAGTTCTTTGTCGGATGTGTAACCGGTTACACATACAATTGATTTGTTTTCATAGGTCTCTTTCAACCCACTACATCCAAAAGGAGTGCTTGAACATGGAAACTGTTAAAAAAATTCCTATCATTCTGGATACGGACCCCGGAATTGATGACGCCGTCGCCATTGCGGCCGCCCTGTTCCATGAGCGCATCGATGTCCGGCTGATCACGACGGTTGCAGGCAATGTCGGACTCGACAAGACGACCAATAACGCCTTGAAGCTGCTCGAGTTCTTCGGCAAAGAAGTGCCTGTCGCCCGGGGCGCGGCCAAGCCTCTCGTACGCCCGGCCGAAGACTCCAGCCATATTCACGGAGAATCCGGCATGGACGGCTATGATTTCGACGAACCGAAGCAGGCTGCGCTCGATCATGCCGTATTGCAGATGCGCGACACCATTCTCAACAGCCCGGAGCCCATCACGATCGTTCCGATCGGGCCGCTTACGAACGTGGCGCTGCTGCTGACGCTGTTCCCGGAATGCAAGGAGAAGATTGAGCGAATCGTGCTGATGGGCGGCTCCGCTTCCCGCGGCAACCATACACCGAATGCAGAATACAACATTTATGCCGATCCGGAAGCCGCCAGCATCGTATTCAATGCCGGTCTGCCTCTGGTGATGGTCGGACTTGATGTGACCAGCCTGGCTACATTGACGACCGAGATTGTGGAGAAGATAAAGGAAATGAACAAGACGGGCTTCATGCTCTACTCCTTGTTCCAGCATTACCGGGGCGGCAGCCTGAAGAGCCGCGGTCTGAAAATGCATGACCTATGCGCCATTGCCTATCTGGTCAATCCAGGGCTGTTCAAGACGCAGGACTGCTTCGTTGCCATCGAGCTGGCAGGAACTTATACGGCCGGCACGACGGTCACCGATATTACGAACCGCCTTGGCAAGCCAAGCAACGCCACCGTATGTCTGGACATTGATGTTCCCGCTTTCCGCGAGTGGGCAATTGAAGTCCTTGGCAAAACCGTATAAACCTTCTTATTATATAAGGGAGCGTGTTCAACGTGTTGGAGATCATCATCAGCATCGTTCTTCTTGTTGCAACCGGGTATTTGATCGCCAAGAACTATGACGCTAAATTTGTGCTCCTGGCCGCAGGTATCGTGCTTATGATCGCTGCCGCGCTGCTCGGACATCAAGTTCTGTCACCTGAAGATACAACCGGGCTCGCCCTGCTTGATCCGTTCAAACAGATTGGGTTAGTTTTCGTCAGACAATTGGGCGGCGTCGGGTTAACGAT contains the following coding sequences:
- a CDS encoding anthrax toxin lethal factor-related metalloendopeptidase encodes the protein MKWDKRLLGLLVLAAILFTVPVYPVHAEDAIIDKLVVLPSSDYNVKEAEAMKERLDKIPARILSMLYDKGVKIKLTNDIITNEPELSYLKGVTPRGWEGTGMTWDDVPGVSERVVVARIGYSKKGQGHNSFNLEIHETMHAVDRIVFNEISSTEEFKNIFNQEANVNYNGDGYVSVHPTEYFAETASLYVYSDATREELKETTPLTYEFMDKLFAS
- a CDS encoding GNAT family N-acetyltransferase produces the protein MFIAFSSGDSVLHEPAFMRDEVQYHVLHRVCESGESLRMKLEDGRAVLGQTPGYPAWLWMDAGVSEAERILLLHALCRQLTGIELPGISSEPRLAEAFAREYASQRGLRQETRMVMRSYACPRVMEPSRPAGEMRKLSEDDIPTVARFLAAFSTEAYGTFVPPSSRRAAAEQTVRAGHLYGWMAGEQLVSMANITHRSARHARINAVYTPPEHRKQGFASGLVAELCRLILAGARIPVLYADAANPDSNRVYRNIGFMEHGIIADIHFVP
- a CDS encoding LacI family DNA-binding transcriptional regulator codes for the protein MATIKDVSRLAGVSVATVSRVLNQKGYVHEDTEKKVMNAIRELDYIPNDVARSLTKKSAKMLALLVPDITNPFFNELARAVEKVTQLYGYATILCNSDDTPANEKQYIHALKQKYIDGFILASNTLSAEEVQQLDVPVVTLDRTISDTIPTVASDNREGARQGVQFLLDRGCNKIAHIRGPQQLSIADERCQGYLDVVQETAWFSPDLIFEGNFNLNQATEAANRLLDRHPDLDGIFAGNDIMAMGALRAVQKRGIPVPDRMQIVGFDGISLGEMVYPELTTIAQSIYEMGLLAARMLIKMIERKPLDTMHYKLPVELIRRGTTR
- the menA gene encoding 1,4-dihydroxy-2-naphthoate polyprenyltransferase, which gives rise to MTIKSFLKLVEIQTKTASMIPFFIGTLYAVFRFQSFEVSHFLLMLASLLSFDMATTAINNYYDYKKAIKTHGYGYEVHNAIVQYKLKESTVVATIVTLLVIAISAGVVLFLQTGLLILLLGGLSFLVGFLYSLGPVPISRMPLGELFSGLFMGFVIIFISTYIHVEDHQLAALWLEDWHVKVDINIIEVLLVFLISIPAILCIANIMLANNICDMEDDVENKRYTLPVYIGKPNALTLFRIIYYASYLDLIVLFILKVNPIILLLVLCTLIPVQRNIRAFQQKQTKEHTFVLAVKNFIITNVARIAALGAAILLNLI
- the rihC gene encoding ribonucleoside hydrolase RihC, whose protein sequence is METVKKIPIILDTDPGIDDAVAIAAALFHERIDVRLITTVAGNVGLDKTTNNALKLLEFFGKEVPVARGAAKPLVRPAEDSSHIHGESGMDGYDFDEPKQAALDHAVLQMRDTILNSPEPITIVPIGPLTNVALLLTLFPECKEKIERIVLMGGSASRGNHTPNAEYNIYADPEAASIVFNAGLPLVMVGLDVTSLATLTTEIVEKIKEMNKTGFMLYSLFQHYRGGSLKSRGLKMHDLCAIAYLVNPGLFKTQDCFVAIELAGTYTAGTTVTDITNRLGKPSNATVCLDIDVPAFREWAIEVLGKTV
- a CDS encoding MucBP domain-containing protein, with the protein product MSVAFGTIPGTLGAQAANSGELEWPNPGAVKLTKEANPVEGKLDEWDITLTVEGKNLKSGSSDIVLVIDKSGSMTQKPNQNRLPKAKDAAKKFVDNLLIEDSDTRIAVVTFNKTSDQVSDFKGLDQKTELKRAIDNIQATGGTNIQAGLHEAQELLKTSQAKNKVIVLLSDGEPTYSYKASAAVKGSWGNNSHQFILSDFNYKNIIGSGSSYSLGSSWYGLGKETCGWWSCSYEFEIKDNGIGTISEAKLAHDAGIHIYSIGLDVGSNSNATNTLKDVANKGYYSGTSDSLERIFSELASKIAFAAENAVVTDPMGDMFDLKLKGSSFGPDDYKASQGEVTWNPQTETFTWNIGNVTEGNPATLTYRVKMDHSKNPDPKQLYPTNKTTTMNYTDAKGDRTSKDFEVPRVGLGKGSILVKAYKVNANGKPVNSDGQEVERPDLAQELYSRYHEEDGSDALEVGKSYTVPAPTVPGYTLRVGDNPTKVDLTVSKPSPIIWFGYNDVPNKLTIVHQSGDKVLERSDADKKPGESIDVTSKNFAGYEFANVEVSEGSGLTVDNGHVTGVMPGKDVTITFHYTAKDQSVKVRYVDRATGKDLLEPSVKTGKTGEILTLEAAHVAGYEAEKPTTVEYVLKAGENPDHVFYYNGTEQSVKVRYVDRGTGKELLAPIVKTGKTGEELTLKAEEIAGYEAEEPKTVTYELKADENPDHVFYYNGLGQSVKVRYVDRVTGKDLLEPSVKTGKTGEELTLKAEEIAGYEAEEPKTLTYELKAGENPDHVFYYKAQKQTVTVKYLEKGTDKVLAEATTHEGVTGETVTLNAKPIAGYQAENDTHEYTFQAGKNEYTFYYTAKEQTVTVKYLLEGTTDVEVAAPDTFTGPTGSEKLLTAKPVEGYEPVEPSEHTYKFTADANQEYIFYYKAQKQTVTVKYLEKGTDKVLAEATTHEGVTGETVTLNAKPIAGYQAENDTHEYTFKAGKNEYTFYYTAEKQTVTVKYLEKGTDKALAEETTVEGATGQTVTLEAKPIPGYTALNDEYEYTFKAGTNEYIFYYVGSSQTLTVKYLEQGTEKELAAEKMLEGVTGQTIELTAEEVPGYKPLNATHTYTFSAEADQVYTFYYTKDDPTGEERTVIVHYVDRATEQSLKESTSRTGEVGSTITLTAEDITVTDAVYKPERYSVEYTVTADTEQEYTFYYNKVDEGETYTVTVHYVDQESNLALQAPSIHSGKAGEVLWLRADQITVTDAVYTPLKFNELYTITTAPDQQYTFYYVKGEHGDIQLLTINHLEAGTNHVLKDSERVKGKAGEQILYRTSPITVTGAVYHPEHPSYPYTFSDESEQVLTIFYQKDPSQTERQVTVKYLEQGTGKQLASPTSKSGKPGDQVTLTAVSVSGYTPVKSSDTYTFTDAEGQEYIFYYTKNSSNPDPGSGGNPSESSSYTITPSPKPLPPVPPLPPVPPKLDMENHYNYINGYPDGTVKPENQISREEVAAIFYRLMENESRVNYLTDQNSFSDVAKKRWSNKHISTMERAGIITGYQDGTFKPGQSITRAEFAAIASRFDKLNDQANGMFSDISGHWAEKYIVSAANKGWIKGYPDGTFKPNQYITRAEAMAFINSVLNRKVKAADIHEDAKQWPDNKPGKWYYSDVLEATNHHEYSRSEDGYETWDSIQPDRVYP